A window of Cellulomonas fimi contains these coding sequences:
- a CDS encoding DEDD exonuclease domain-containing protein, producing MSPDRRLRPVWADASPAPGAAPVQLTLDDVGTPLSDVTFVVVDLETTGGTPADCEITEIGAVKVRGGEVIGEFQTLVDPGGPVPPYIQVLTGITTAMLVGAPRIETVLPSFLEFARDSVLVAHNAPFDVGFLKAAAARTGHPWPGNTVVDTVRLARRAVTRDEVPNHKLSSLAALFGASVTPNHRALSDARATVDVLHALLGRLGPLGVTHLEDLATATDPVPADVRRKRTLADGLPDAPGVYLFRGPNDEVLYVGTSTTSLRTRVRSYFTSAEKRRRITEMVRIAHRVDPVVCATPLEARVRELRLIAEHSPRYNRRSRFPERMPWVRLTSEPYPRLSVVRDVRDEEGAAYLGPFSSTASAQLALDALHESFPVRQCTRRLPLVAPAGATACVLAELGRCGAPCLGHQTVDEYAAVVDRVRTAMSSDPADVVAAHAERIGWLVRQERFEEAATVRDRLAAYLRGAARTQRIAPLSRCPELVAARRTDDGGWELVLVRHGRLAGTARVDRRTDPRPVVTALQASGEHVAAPPAPAPAAHPEETDLLLTWLEKPGVRLVEVAGGWSMPTRSAVAVVDPAAAVADAARRAHPDLAGDQQGGTAHRPHLALVVPAPSTA from the coding sequence ATGTCGCCCGACCGCCGTCTGCGCCCCGTCTGGGCGGACGCGTCCCCGGCGCCCGGCGCCGCGCCGGTCCAGCTCACGCTCGACGACGTCGGGACGCCGCTGTCCGACGTGACGTTCGTCGTCGTCGATCTCGAGACGACCGGCGGCACGCCCGCGGACTGCGAGATCACCGAGATCGGCGCGGTCAAGGTCCGCGGCGGCGAGGTGATCGGCGAGTTCCAGACGCTCGTCGACCCCGGCGGTCCCGTGCCGCCGTACATCCAGGTGCTCACCGGGATCACGACCGCGATGCTCGTGGGTGCACCGCGGATCGAGACCGTGCTGCCGAGCTTCCTCGAGTTCGCGCGGGACAGCGTGCTCGTCGCGCACAACGCTCCGTTCGACGTCGGCTTCCTCAAGGCGGCGGCCGCACGCACGGGCCACCCCTGGCCCGGGAACACGGTCGTCGACACCGTGCGCCTCGCGCGACGCGCCGTCACGCGCGACGAGGTGCCCAACCACAAGCTGTCGTCGCTCGCCGCGCTCTTCGGCGCGAGCGTGACGCCCAACCACCGCGCGCTGTCCGACGCGCGCGCGACGGTCGACGTCCTGCACGCGCTGCTCGGCCGCCTGGGTCCGCTCGGCGTCACGCACCTGGAGGACCTCGCGACCGCGACGGACCCCGTCCCGGCCGACGTGCGACGCAAGCGCACCCTCGCGGACGGCCTGCCCGACGCGCCCGGTGTCTACCTGTTCCGCGGCCCTAACGACGAGGTGCTGTACGTCGGCACGTCGACCACGTCGCTGCGCACGCGCGTCCGCAGCTACTTCACGTCCGCCGAGAAGCGCCGGCGCATCACCGAGATGGTCCGGATCGCGCACCGCGTCGACCCCGTCGTGTGCGCGACCCCGCTCGAGGCCCGGGTCCGCGAGCTCCGGCTCATCGCCGAGCACTCACCGCGCTACAACCGCCGCTCGCGGTTCCCCGAGCGCATGCCGTGGGTGCGCCTCACGAGCGAGCCGTACCCGCGGCTGTCGGTCGTGCGGGACGTCCGCGACGAGGAGGGGGCGGCCTACCTCGGACCGTTCTCGTCGACCGCGTCCGCACAGCTCGCCCTCGACGCGCTGCACGAGTCGTTCCCCGTCCGCCAGTGCACCCGCCGGCTCCCCCTCGTGGCACCCGCGGGCGCGACGGCGTGCGTGCTGGCCGAGCTCGGCCGGTGCGGCGCCCCCTGCCTCGGGCACCAGACGGTCGACGAGTACGCCGCCGTCGTGGACCGCGTCCGGACCGCGATGTCCTCGGATCCCGCCGACGTGGTCGCCGCCCACGCCGAACGGATCGGCTGGCTCGTCCGGCAGGAGCGGTTCGAGGAGGCCGCGACCGTGCGCGACCGCCTCGCCGCCTACCTGCGAGGTGCCGCGCGCACGCAGCGGATCGCGCCGCTGTCCCGCTGTCCCGAGCTCGTCGCCGCCCGACGCACGGACGACGGCGGCTGGGAGCTCGTGCTCGTCCGGCACGGGCGCCTCGCGGGCACGGCACGCGTCGACCGCCGCACCGACCCCCGCCCCGTCGTGACCGCGCTCCAGGCCAGTGGTGAGCACGTCGCCGCCCCGCCCGCGCCGGCCCCGGCCGCCCACCCCGAGGAGACCGACCTGCTGCTGACGTGGCTCGAGAAGCCCGGCGTGCGGCTGGTCGAGGTGGCCGGCGGCTGGTCGATGCCGACGCGGAGCGCCGTCGCGGTCGTCGACCCCGCCGCCGCAGTGGCCGACGCCGCCCGACGCGCCCACCCCGACCTGGCCGGTGACCAGCAGGGTGGCACGGCGCACCGCCCCCACCTGGCGCTCGTCGTGCCCGCGCCCAGCACGGCATGA
- a CDS encoding NYN domain-containing protein, with protein MSDAGAPEEPATPAADGGTAEVPPDLRAAIVHVAAGVLGTLDPPEVPASLRAVRQFAPRRRASAGAGPVWAALQDDGFRARVARAWATDHPDLARALGGDAGTTPEAGTSSAVGAWLLGHDWAALVPPAEPRPSREAARLAERLARSEADVERLRDDLSAARSEAADARDALASLQRELRRLRSDADRARSEGRRQAEQAAAALAQAEEARRAAAEDARAAADDLRAAQAERTAARAELRSARKLADARVRLLLDTIVDSASGLRHELALPPATDLPADLVAPDQTRPASRSGSRGRSTDDPALLDELLRQPWAHLLVDGYNVTKAGFGELTLVEQRRRLVDGLARVAAGTGAEVTCCFDGQPGQAPPAVPARGVRVLFSVGEIADDLIRRLVAAEPPGRVLVVVTSDQAVARDVEARGAWVVPSATLLARLQHL; from the coding sequence ATGAGCGACGCCGGGGCACCCGAGGAGCCGGCGACCCCCGCAGCCGACGGCGGCACGGCGGAGGTGCCGCCGGACCTACGGGCGGCGATCGTCCACGTCGCGGCCGGCGTGCTGGGCACGCTCGACCCGCCGGAGGTGCCCGCGAGCCTGCGCGCTGTCCGGCAGTTCGCGCCGCGGCGCCGGGCGTCCGCGGGGGCGGGTCCCGTGTGGGCCGCGCTGCAGGACGACGGCTTCCGGGCGCGCGTGGCGCGGGCGTGGGCCACGGACCACCCCGACCTCGCACGTGCGCTCGGCGGGGACGCGGGCACGACGCCCGAGGCGGGCACGTCGTCGGCCGTGGGCGCGTGGCTGCTCGGCCACGACTGGGCCGCGCTGGTCCCGCCCGCGGAGCCGCGCCCGTCGCGGGAGGCGGCCCGGCTCGCGGAGCGCCTCGCGCGCAGCGAGGCCGACGTCGAGCGCCTGCGCGACGACCTGTCGGCCGCACGCTCCGAGGCCGCCGACGCCCGGGACGCCTTGGCGTCCCTGCAGCGCGAGCTGCGCCGGCTGCGCTCGGACGCGGACCGGGCGCGCAGCGAGGGGCGACGCCAGGCGGAGCAGGCGGCGGCCGCGCTCGCGCAGGCCGAGGAGGCGCGGCGGGCGGCCGCCGAGGACGCACGGGCCGCGGCCGACGACCTGCGCGCGGCGCAGGCCGAGCGCACCGCCGCGCGTGCCGAGCTGCGGTCGGCCCGCAAGCTCGCCGACGCGCGCGTGCGGCTGCTGCTGGACACGATCGTGGACAGCGCGAGCGGTCTGCGGCACGAGCTCGCGCTGCCGCCCGCGACCGACCTGCCTGCGGACCTCGTCGCGCCCGACCAGACGCGCCCTGCGTCGCGGTCCGGCTCGCGCGGCCGGTCCACCGACGACCCGGCGCTGCTCGACGAGCTCCTGCGGCAGCCTTGGGCGCACCTGCTGGTCGACGGCTACAACGTCACCAAGGCGGGGTTCGGCGAGCTCACGCTCGTCGAGCAGCGTCGCCGGCTCGTGGACGGTCTCGCGCGCGTCGCGGCCGGCACGGGGGCGGAGGTGACGTGCTGCTTCGACGGTCAGCCCGGCCAGGCGCCGCCCGCGGTGCCCGCGCGCGGCGTGCGCGTGCTGTTCTCGGTGGGGGAGATCGCCGACGACCTCATCCGGCGGCTCGTCGCCGCCGAGCCGCCCGGGCGCGTGCTCGTCGTCGTCACGAGCGACCAGGCGGTCGCCCGTGACGTGGAGGCCCGGGGGGCGTGGGTCGTCCCGTCGGCGACCCTGCTGGCGCGCCTGCAGCACCTCTGA
- a CDS encoding AMP-dependent synthetase/ligase — protein MDEFHTPLLVDVDPAHNLNDLFAARVRDTPDRVVVEHKSQADGPWIPLTAREFDAEVVAVAKGLVARGVQPGDRVGIMSRTRYEWSLVDWAVWRAGAVPVPLYETSSAEQVEWILTDSDVTLLVVETRDHLAVVDEVRPATSLRDVLVLDDGAVDDLVAAGADVPDEEIARRRSLASLGDVATIIYTSGTTGRPKGVELTHGNFYELTVNTVAGLQEVVAGDGARTLLFMPLAHVFARFIEVLCIPAGAVLGHTPDTKTLVADLGSFRPTFILSVPRVFEKVYNSAEQKAAAGGKGPIFQRAAKTAIVYSRALDDPKGPSLWLKLQHKVADVLVLHKLRAALGGQAEWAISGGAPLGERLGHFYRGVGLKVLEGYGLTETTAPATVNRPGKTKIGTVGLPLPGTAIRIAADGEVEIKGIQVFTGYHANEQATQESLADGWFRTGDLGALDDDGFLTITGRKKEIIVTAGGKNVAPTILEDRLRAHPLISQVVVVGDQRPFIGALVTLDPEGVPGWLAAHGKPAMSLEEARTDPDVLASLDKAVAKTNRAVSRAESIRKYRILDRDLTLADGYLTPKLSIRRAVVMKDFAADVEALYADERD, from the coding sequence ATGGACGAGTTCCACACTCCCCTGCTCGTCGACGTCGACCCGGCGCACAACCTCAACGACCTCTTCGCCGCGCGCGTCCGCGACACGCCCGACCGCGTCGTCGTCGAGCACAAGTCACAGGCCGACGGCCCGTGGATCCCGCTGACCGCTCGCGAGTTCGACGCGGAGGTGGTCGCCGTCGCGAAGGGGCTCGTCGCACGCGGCGTCCAGCCGGGCGACCGGGTCGGGATCATGTCGCGCACGCGGTACGAGTGGTCGCTCGTCGACTGGGCGGTCTGGCGCGCGGGCGCCGTCCCCGTCCCGCTGTACGAGACGTCGTCGGCCGAGCAGGTCGAGTGGATCCTCACCGACTCCGACGTGACGCTCCTGGTCGTCGAGACGCGCGACCACCTCGCGGTGGTCGACGAGGTCCGCCCCGCCACCTCGCTGCGCGACGTGCTCGTCCTCGACGACGGTGCCGTCGACGACCTCGTCGCCGCCGGTGCGGACGTGCCGGACGAGGAGATCGCCCGCCGCCGGTCGCTCGCGTCGTTGGGGGACGTCGCGACGATCATCTACACGTCGGGCACGACGGGCCGCCCGAAGGGCGTCGAGCTGACGCACGGCAACTTCTACGAGCTCACGGTGAACACCGTCGCCGGGCTCCAGGAGGTGGTCGCGGGCGACGGGGCCCGCACGCTGCTCTTCATGCCGCTCGCGCACGTGTTCGCGCGCTTCATCGAGGTGCTCTGCATCCCCGCCGGTGCGGTGCTCGGCCACACGCCGGACACCAAGACGCTCGTCGCGGACCTCGGCTCGTTCCGGCCGACGTTCATCCTGTCCGTGCCGCGCGTGTTCGAGAAGGTCTACAACTCGGCCGAGCAGAAGGCCGCCGCCGGCGGCAAGGGCCCGATCTTCCAGCGGGCCGCCAAGACGGCCATCGTCTACTCGCGCGCGCTCGACGACCCCAAGGGGCCGAGCCTGTGGCTCAAGCTGCAGCACAAGGTCGCCGACGTGCTCGTGCTGCACAAGCTGCGGGCGGCGCTCGGCGGGCAGGCCGAGTGGGCGATCTCCGGCGGCGCGCCGCTCGGCGAGCGCCTCGGGCACTTCTACCGCGGTGTCGGGCTCAAGGTGCTCGAGGGCTACGGCCTCACCGAGACGACCGCGCCCGCGACCGTCAACCGCCCCGGCAAGACCAAGATCGGCACCGTCGGGCTCCCGCTGCCCGGCACGGCGATCCGCATCGCTGCCGACGGCGAGGTCGAGATCAAGGGCATCCAGGTCTTCACGGGCTACCACGCCAACGAGCAGGCGACGCAGGAGTCGCTCGCCGACGGCTGGTTCCGGACCGGCGACCTGGGCGCGCTCGACGACGACGGGTTCCTCACGATCACCGGCCGCAAGAAGGAGATCATCGTCACGGCGGGCGGCAAGAACGTCGCGCCGACGATCCTCGAGGACCGCCTGCGGGCGCACCCGCTCATCAGCCAGGTCGTCGTCGTCGGCGACCAGCGGCCGTTCATCGGGGCGCTTGTCACGCTCGACCCCGAGGGTGTCCCCGGCTGGCTCGCCGCGCACGGCAAGCCCGCGATGAGCCTCGAGGAGGCCCGCACCGACCCGGACGTCCTCGCGTCGCTCGACAAGGCCGTCGCCAAGACGAACCGCGCGGTCTCGCGTGCCGAGTCGATCCGCAAGTACCGCATCCTCGACCGCGACCTGACGCTGGCCGACGGCTACCTGACGCCGAAGCTCAGCATCCGCCGCGCCGTCGTGATGAAGGACTTCGCGGCCGACGTCGAGGCGCTGTACGCCGACGAGCGGGACTGA
- a CDS encoding ROK family glucokinase: protein MHAIGVDIGGTKIAAGVVDEEGVILAQTRVETSPDDVAGIDRAIAQVYRELSASYEVGAMGLAAAGFVAADRSGVLFAPNIAWRDYPLRDKVKALVDDDITIVVENDANAAGWAEFRFGAARDVDDMLLLTVGTGLGGAIVSNGELVRGAWGVASEVGHMRVVPGGHYCGCGHEGCWEQYASGSALVRDAQAAVLREPERTQRLLELAGDAEKIVGPQITQAAEEGDPLSIELLAELGRWLGEGAASATALLDPALIVVGGGVVAAGELLLGPARRGFGEQLSARGHRPEAKFVAAAMGNDAGMVGAADLARL, encoded by the coding sequence ATGCACGCCATCGGTGTGGACATCGGCGGGACGAAGATCGCGGCGGGCGTGGTCGACGAGGAGGGCGTGATCCTCGCGCAGACGCGGGTCGAGACCTCCCCGGACGACGTCGCCGGGATCGACCGCGCGATCGCCCAGGTCTACCGCGAGCTCTCGGCGTCGTACGAGGTCGGTGCCATGGGTCTCGCGGCGGCGGGCTTCGTCGCCGCCGACCGCTCGGGCGTGCTGTTCGCGCCGAACATCGCGTGGCGCGACTACCCGCTGCGGGACAAGGTCAAGGCGCTGGTCGACGACGACATCACCATCGTCGTCGAGAACGACGCGAACGCCGCCGGCTGGGCCGAGTTCCGGTTCGGCGCGGCGCGGGACGTCGACGACATGCTGCTGCTGACGGTCGGCACCGGGCTCGGCGGCGCGATCGTGTCGAACGGCGAGCTCGTGCGCGGCGCGTGGGGCGTGGCGTCCGAGGTCGGCCACATGCGCGTCGTGCCGGGCGGCCACTACTGCGGCTGCGGGCACGAGGGCTGCTGGGAGCAGTACGCGTCCGGCAGCGCGCTCGTGCGGGACGCCCAGGCGGCCGTCCTGCGCGAGCCGGAGCGCACACAGCGCCTGCTGGAGCTCGCGGGTGACGCGGAGAAGATCGTCGGGCCGCAGATCACGCAGGCCGCCGAGGAGGGCGACCCGCTCTCGATCGAGCTGCTCGCGGAGCTGGGCCGCTGGCTGGGCGAGGGCGCGGCATCGGCGACGGCGCTGCTGGACCCGGCACTGATCGTCGTCGGCGGCGGGGTCGTGGCGGCGGGCGAGCTGCTGCTCGGCCCGGCGCGCCGTGGCTTCGGCGAGCAGCTCTCCGCACGCGGCCACCGCCCCGAGGCGAAGTTCGTCGCCGCGGCGATGGGCAACGACGCGGGCATGGTCGGCGCCGCGGACCTCGCGCGCCTCTGA
- a CDS encoding lysophospholipid acyltransferase family protein, with protein MFYWLMKRVFVGPLLHLVYRPWVRGAQHVPARGAAILASNHLAVIDSFFLPLVLDRELVFIGKQEYFTGRGIKGRMTAGFMRGVGTIPVDRGGGKASEAALNTGLRRLREGDLFGIYPEGTRSPDGRLYRGKTGVARLALESGAPVIPVAMVGTEIAQPLGRKIPKVMRIGVVIGEPLDFSRYRGMENDRFILRSVTDEIMYAIMSLSGQEYVDVYAATQKARIATGHPAATGDAGGHLPSAPGGRPVPEVQVPVPPEDGSERQ; from the coding sequence TTGTTCTACTGGTTGATGAAGCGGGTGTTCGTGGGCCCGCTGCTGCACCTCGTGTACCGCCCGTGGGTGCGGGGTGCGCAGCACGTCCCCGCCCGTGGCGCCGCGATCCTCGCGAGCAACCACCTCGCGGTGATCGACTCGTTCTTCCTGCCGCTCGTGCTCGACCGTGAGCTCGTGTTCATCGGCAAGCAGGAGTACTTCACGGGTCGCGGCATCAAGGGCCGGATGACCGCGGGGTTCATGCGCGGCGTCGGCACGATCCCGGTGGACCGCGGCGGCGGCAAGGCGAGCGAGGCGGCCCTCAACACGGGCCTGCGCCGCCTGCGGGAGGGCGACCTGTTCGGCATCTACCCCGAGGGCACGCGCAGCCCCGACGGGCGCCTCTACCGCGGCAAGACGGGCGTGGCGCGGCTCGCGCTCGAGTCCGGCGCGCCGGTCATCCCGGTCGCGATGGTCGGCACGGAGATCGCGCAGCCGCTCGGCCGCAAGATCCCGAAGGTCATGCGGATCGGTGTCGTCATCGGCGAGCCGCTCGACTTCAGCCGCTACCGGGGCATGGAGAACGACCGCTTCATCCTGCGGTCCGTCACCGACGAGATCATGTACGCGATCATGAGCCTGTCCGGCCAGGAGTACGTCGACGTGTACGCGGCGACGCAGAAGGCGCGCATCGCCACAGGTCACCCGGCCGCGACGGGCGACGCGGGGGGGCACCTGCCGTCCGCACCGGGCGGTCGTCCGGTCCCGGAGGTCCAGGTTCCGGTCCCACCCGAGGACGGGTCCGAGCGTCAGTAG
- a CDS encoding pyrophosphate--fructose-6-phosphate 1-phosphotransferase, with amino-acid sequence MSVRRVALLTAGGFAPCLSSAVGGLIERYTEIAPDVEIIAYEHGYYGLLRGDKIVVDAETRKKAGILHRFGGSPIGNSRVKLTNAKDCVKRGLVQEGQDPLQVAAEQLKSDGVDVLHTIGGDDTNTTAADLAAYLAENDYGLTVVGLPKTIDNDVVPIRQSLGAWTAAEEAAGFAANVIGEHRSGPRMLIVHEVMGRHCGWLTAAAAAEYRKWLDQQEWVPGIGLTRERWDIHAVFVPELALDIDAEAERLKKVMDTQGNVNIFLSEGAGMHEIVEQLEAAGTPPERDPFGHVKLDTINPGQWFAKQFAEKLGAEKTMVQKSGYYSRAAAANAEDLRLIKSMTDLAVECALRGESGVIGHDEERGDVLRAIEFPRIAGGKAFDVSQPWFGELLADIGQPLVAASHS; translated from the coding sequence ATGTCGGTTCGTCGCGTCGCCCTCCTGACCGCAGGTGGCTTCGCTCCGTGCCTGTCGTCCGCCGTCGGTGGCCTCATCGAGCGCTACACCGAGATCGCTCCGGACGTCGAGATCATCGCCTACGAGCACGGGTACTACGGCCTGCTGCGCGGCGACAAGATCGTCGTGGACGCGGAGACCCGCAAGAAGGCCGGGATCCTGCACCGCTTCGGCGGCTCGCCGATCGGCAACTCGCGCGTCAAGCTCACGAACGCCAAGGACTGCGTGAAGCGCGGCCTGGTGCAGGAGGGGCAGGACCCGCTGCAGGTCGCGGCCGAGCAGCTCAAGTCCGACGGCGTCGACGTGCTGCACACGATCGGCGGCGACGACACCAACACGACCGCCGCCGACCTCGCCGCGTACCTCGCGGAGAACGACTACGGCCTCACGGTCGTCGGTCTGCCCAAGACGATCGACAACGACGTCGTGCCGATCCGCCAGTCGCTCGGCGCGTGGACCGCAGCGGAGGAGGCCGCCGGCTTCGCGGCGAACGTCATCGGCGAGCACCGCTCGGGCCCGCGCATGCTCATCGTGCACGAGGTCATGGGCCGGCACTGCGGGTGGCTGACGGCCGCCGCCGCCGCCGAGTACCGCAAGTGGCTCGACCAGCAGGAGTGGGTCCCGGGCATCGGCCTCACGCGCGAGCGCTGGGACATCCACGCCGTATTCGTGCCCGAGCTCGCGCTCGACATCGACGCCGAGGCCGAGCGCCTCAAGAAGGTCATGGACACGCAGGGCAACGTCAACATCTTCCTGTCCGAGGGGGCGGGCATGCACGAGATCGTCGAGCAGCTCGAGGCGGCGGGCACGCCCCCGGAGCGCGACCCGTTCGGTCACGTCAAGCTCGACACCATCAACCCGGGCCAGTGGTTCGCGAAGCAGTTCGCGGAGAAGCTGGGCGCCGAGAAGACGATGGTCCAGAAGTCCGGCTACTACTCGCGTGCCGCGGCCGCGAACGCCGAGGACCTGCGCCTCATCAAGTCGATGACGGACCTGGCCGTGGAGTGCGCGCTGCGCGGCGAGTCCGGCGTCATCGGCCACGACGAGGAGCGCGGCGACGTGCTGCGCGCCATCGAGTTCCCGCGCATCGCGGGCGGCAAGGCGTTCGACGTCTCGCAGCCCTGGTTCGGCGAGCTGCTGGCGGACATCGGCCAGCCGCTCGTCGCGGCGAGCCACTCATGA
- a CDS encoding class II 3-deoxy-7-phosphoheptulonate synthase, with product MSVEPDPQVLAGLDAWRDLPAGQQPQWPDRGALEHVSSRLAALPPLVFAGEADALRSQLAAAGRGEAFLLQGGDCAETFAEATADNIRNKIKTILQMAVVLTYGASLPVIKMGRMAGQYAKPRSSDSETRDGVTLPAFRGDIINGFDFTSQARVPDPQRLLEAYHTSASTLNLIRAFTTGGFASLLRVHEWNRGFTTNPAYSRYEEIAAEIDRAIRFMAACGADFDALRTVDFFSSHEGLLLDYERPLTRIDSRTGLPYDCSAHFLWIGERTRQLDGAHVDYFSRVQNPIGIKLGPTSTGDDALALIDRLNPSGEPGRITFITRMGAGKVRDLLPALVEKVTADGRPVTWVCDPMHGNGITSATGYKTRRFSDVMDEVAGFFEVHRALGTVPGGLHIELTGGDVTEVLGGSEEIDDEGLALRYETLVDPRLNHQQSLEMAFQVVELLRKA from the coding sequence ATGAGCGTCGAGCCGGACCCGCAGGTGCTCGCCGGGCTCGACGCCTGGCGGGACCTGCCGGCGGGCCAGCAGCCGCAGTGGCCGGACCGGGGTGCGCTCGAGCACGTGTCGTCGCGGCTCGCCGCGCTGCCGCCGCTCGTGTTCGCCGGCGAGGCCGACGCGCTGCGCAGCCAGCTCGCGGCCGCGGGCCGGGGCGAGGCCTTCCTGCTCCAGGGCGGGGACTGCGCCGAGACGTTCGCCGAGGCGACCGCCGACAACATCCGGAACAAGATCAAGACGATCCTCCAGATGGCCGTCGTCCTGACCTACGGCGCGAGCCTGCCCGTCATCAAGATGGGCCGGATGGCGGGCCAGTACGCCAAGCCGCGCAGCTCGGACTCCGAGACGCGCGACGGCGTGACGCTGCCCGCGTTCCGGGGCGACATCATCAACGGCTTCGACTTCACGTCGCAGGCCCGCGTCCCCGACCCGCAGCGGCTGCTCGAGGCGTACCACACGTCCGCGTCGACGCTGAACCTGATCCGCGCGTTCACGACGGGCGGCTTCGCGTCGCTGCTGCGCGTGCACGAGTGGAACCGGGGCTTCACGACCAACCCGGCGTACTCGCGCTACGAGGAGATCGCCGCCGAGATCGACCGGGCCATCCGGTTCATGGCGGCGTGCGGCGCGGACTTCGACGCGCTGCGCACGGTCGACTTCTTCTCGTCCCACGAGGGGCTGCTGCTCGACTACGAGCGGCCGCTCACGCGCATCGACTCGCGGACCGGACTGCCGTACGACTGCTCGGCGCACTTCCTGTGGATCGGGGAGCGCACGCGTCAGCTCGACGGCGCGCACGTCGACTACTTCTCGCGCGTGCAGAACCCGATCGGCATCAAGCTCGGGCCGACCTCGACGGGTGACGACGCGCTCGCGCTCATCGACCGGCTCAACCCGAGCGGCGAGCCCGGCCGGATCACGTTCATCACGCGCATGGGCGCCGGGAAGGTCCGCGACCTGCTGCCCGCGCTCGTCGAGAAGGTGACCGCCGACGGCCGGCCCGTCACGTGGGTCTGCGACCCGATGCACGGCAACGGCATCACGTCGGCCACGGGGTACAAGACGCGCCGCTTCTCCGACGTGATGGACGAGGTCGCGGGCTTCTTCGAGGTGCACCGTGCGCTGGGCACCGTGCCGGGCGGCCTGCACATCGAGCTCACCGGAGGTGACGTCACCGAGGTGCTCGGCGGCTCGGAGGAGATCGACGACGAGGGTCTCGCGCTGCGCTACGAGACGCTCGTCGACCCGCGCCTCAACCACCAGCAGTCGCTCGAGATGGCGTTCCAGGTCGTGGAGCTGCTCCGCAAGGCCTGA